In a single window of the Helicoverpa zea isolate HzStark_Cry1AcR chromosome 9, ilHelZeax1.1, whole genome shotgun sequence genome:
- the LOC124633173 gene encoding transcription initiation factor TFIID subunit 1 isoform X4 has protein sequence MCDSDDGGDGGDGGSGMDLTGFLFGNIDERGQLEDDGLLDGDSKRMLSSLTRFGFGSMLSEVLDEEEVSKEDQEKDYTQKSPSAVDFFDIDDAVDDVKEIESSTNPAAQNTTDTEGTDVKSEIDDTDCPQSEKEGRNDWKEDDIYRQGGQGTNDEGYEGDMEGDGELMPPPQTIPSHKSSERPKRLETPLAAMLPSKYANVDVRELFPDFRPDKVLLFSRLFGPGKLSSLPQIWRGVKKRRRRKRSGSTSSDTPPTTAENQEPQYASDDEEKLLKPMEENQQSSNDNNSGNSGDKSQRPTPAHWRFGPAQMWYDMLNVPETGDGFDYGFKIKAPSPEREEKPKEVEEVNPEKQEKEEDPDSGFPDDSFLMVSQLQWEDDVIWDGSEIKHKVLARLNSKSNAAGWVPTSVSRTAQQFSHPRPQPPAPLQPKPPTATATANKDPTGNSADGEDNTWYSIFPVENEELVYGTWEDEVIWDAENMSMVPKPKILTLDPNDENIILGIPDDVDPSKITRERGPAPKVKIPHPHVKKSKILLGKAGVINVLQEDAPPPPPKSPDRDPFNISNDVFYMAKSQNPRLKVGGGQLIQHSTPVVELRAPFIQTHMGPARLRAFHRPPMRKLSYGPLAAPGPHPVQPLLKHIKKKAKQREAERLASGGGDVFFMRTPEDLSGRDGELVLVEFCEEHPPLISQVGMCSKIKNYYKRTAAKDEGPKPLKYGEVAYAHTSPFLGILPPGATQPVVENNMYRAPIYEHTLQPSDFLIIRTRQSYYIREVDALFVAGQECPLYEVPGPNSKRANNFVRDFLQVFIYRLFWKSRDKPRRIKMDDIKRAFPSHSESSIRKRLKLCADFKRTGLDSNWWVIKPDFRLPSEEEIRAMVSPEQCCAYFSMAAAEQRLKDAGYGEKFIFTPQEDDDEEMQLKMDDEVKVAPWNTTRAYIQAMRGKCLLQLTGPADPTGCGEGFSYVRVPNKPTQQPNEEQQPKRTVTGTDADLRRLSLNNAKALLRKFGVPEEEIKKLSRWEVIDVVRTLSTEKAKAGEEGMTKFSRGNRFSIAEHQERYKEECQRIFELQNRVLTSTEVLSTDEAESSVSEESDLEEMGKNLENMLANKKTTEQLSLEREEAERAELRKMILGQSEKKPQINQNDQQQSSSQAGRVLRIVRTFRNASGQRYTRVELVRKAAVIEAYMKIRSTKDDTFIRQFATMDESQKEEMKREKRRIQEQLRRIKRNQERERLAGNVTVPGPFPDSKSNILSSSMDLSSPSQGLIPLGQIKQEPDLHTPSSSRRRAKLKPDLKLKCGACGQVGHMRTNKACPLYTGAMGGGPSSPPETDIEPPPLEPDDDDLGYVDGTKLTLPTKIIKQSAEELKRRGSGRRAGGASGSGEPRSMGRRVRRGTAGDSCDYLVRRPAERRRTDPLVTLSSLLEDVLNHMRHLPDVQPFLFPVNPKLVADYYRIVSRPMDLQTIRDNLRQKHYQSREEFLADVNQIVENSTLYNGTNGPTSSLTVAAQRMLQRCVEKLAEKEEQLMKLEKQINPLLDDNDQVALSFILENLLTTKLKIMPEAWPFLKPVNKKQVKDYYNVIKKPIDMETMGKKIQAHKYHSRNDFLRDIQLLVDNCRAYNGPNSQFTRQAEIILKVTQESLEQFGEHVSQLEANISRVQQKMLEEADHSDLDVEEPPPPPPDEKRGRGRPRKHKPSTSTAAADGATPRKRGRPRKDQNSLEEDLQYSDSGSSELEEVEQKVAAEAMVQLAVRPPYQDEDPPLGEPSFDTSEFLIKREVPDEPPQPSDDFVDLDQHSTDYSFPPVVKEEPIEPDMGLEPQMLGGTGLEPVPQFKEEPPENWQPDPAIQDDLQVTDSEEEPEDGLWF, from the exons ATGTGTGATAGCGACGATGGGGGCGACGGGGGCGATGGCGGCTCAGGAATGGATTTGACTGGGTTTTTATTCGGCAATATTGATGAACGCGGTCAGTTGGAAGATGATGGACTCCTTGATGGAGACTCCAAGCGCATGCTGTCATCTCTCACTCGCTTTGGCTTCGGGTCTATGTTATCTGAAGTACTCGACGAAGAAGAAGTTAGCAAGGAAGATCAAGAGAAAG ATTACACACAAAAAAGTCCATCAGCCGTAGACTTTTTTGATATAGATGATGCAGTGGATGATGTAAAG GAAATAGAGAGTAGCACTAACCCGGCTGCACAGAACACAACCGACACAGAGGGAACGGATGTAAAGTCCGAGATAGATGATACAGATTGTCCACAGAGTGAGAAGGAAGGGAGAAATGACTGGAAGGAGGATGATATCTACCGACAAGGTGGACAGGGGACTAATGATGAGGGATATGAAGGTGATATGGAGGGCGACGGTGAACTTATGCCACCGCCGCAGACAATACC ATCGCATAAATCTTCAGAGAGGCCAAAGAGATTGGAAACACCACTGGCAGCTATGTTGCCATCGAAATATGCTAATGTTGACGTGAGAGAACTGTTCCCAGACTTCAGACCTGATAAA GTACTTCTATTCTCTCGTCTATTCGGTCCTGGTAAACTGTCAAGCTTGCCTCAAATATGGCGCGGTGTTAAGAAGCGAAGACGACGCAAGCGCAGTGGTAGTACAAGTAGTGACACACCGCCTACAACTGCTGAAAATCAGGAACCACAGTATGCCAGTGATGATGAGGAGAAATTGTTGAA GCCTATGGAAGAAAACCAACAATCGAGCAATGATAATAACTCCGGTAATTCGGGCGATAAGTCGCAAAGACCGACTCCTGCGCATTGGCGATTCGGGCCTGCACAGATGTGGTATGACATGCTCAATGTGCCTGAGACCGGCGATGGATTTGATTATGGATTTAAGATTAag GCCCCATCACCAGAAAGGGAAGAAAAACCCAAAGAAGTTGAAGAGGTGAAccctgaaaagcaagagaaagaagaagaTCCAGACAGTGGTTTCCCTGATGACTCGTTCCTCATGGTATCACAGTTACAATGGGAGGATGACGTCATATGGGATGGCAGTGAGATCAAACATAAG GTGCTAGCGCGTCTGAACAGTAAAAGCAATGCAGCGGGTTGGGTGCCGACATCAGTGAGTCGTACTGCGCAACAGTTCTCTCATCCTCGACCGCAACCACCCGCGCCTTTGCAGCCTAAACCTCCCAC TGCAACAGCAACAGCAAACAAAGATCCTACCGGTAACTCAGCCGACGGCGAAGACAATACTTGGTACAGTATATTCCCCGTTGAAAACGAAGAGTTAGTCTACGGAACTTGGGAAGACGAGGTCATTTGGGACGCTGAGAATATGAGCATGGTGCCTAAACCGAAGATATTGACTTTAGATCCTAATGACGAGAACATTATTCTTGGAATACCTGATGATGTTGATCCTTCGAAGATTACTAGAG AGAGAGGCCCAGCTCCCAAAGTGAAGATCCCACATCCTCACGTGAAGAAGTCTAAGATCCTGCTCGGCAAAGCGGGCGTCATCAACGTGCTACAGGAAGACGCGCCGCCTCCACCGCCCAAGTCACCCGACCGAGATCCTTTCAATATTTCTAATGatgt ATTCTACATGGCCAAATCCCAAAACCCTCGTCTCAAAGTGGGCGGAGGTCAATTAATTCAGCATAGTACCCCAGTAGTGGAGTTACGTGCTCCGTTCATACAGACGCACATGGGTCCCGCGCGACTCAGGGCCTTCCATCGCCCGCCCATGAGGAAACTGTCGTACGGACCTCTGGCGGCCCCGGGACCTCATCCAGTGCAACCGCTGCTTAAACATATTAAGAAGAAGGCTAAG CAACGCGAAGCAGAGCGATTAGCTTCCGGCGGTGGTGACGTATTCTTCATGCGAACTCCAGAAGATCTAAGCGGTAGAGACGGCGAGCTCGTATTGGTGGAATTCTGCGAGGAACATCCCCCACTCATCAGCCAAGTTGGCATGTGTTCCAAAATCAAAAACTACTACAAACGTACTGCGGCTAAg GATGAAGGTCCAAAACCGCTTAAGTATGGTGAAGTGGCGTATGCTCATACGTCGCCTTTCCTTGGCATATTACCGCCGGGAGCAACACAACCTGTCGTTGAGAACAATATGTACCGAGCTCCTATATACGAACATACACTGCAGCCTTCTGACTTCTTGATTATAAGGACGAG ACAATCTTATTACATTCGTGAAGTGGATGCATTATTCGTGGCTGGTCAAGAATGTCCGTTATATGAGGTGCCTGGACCCAACTCGAAAAGGGCTAACAATTTTGTACGAGACTTTCTGCAG GTCTTCATTTACCGATTGTTCTGGAAATCTCGAGATAAGCCGCGCCGAATAAAGATGGATGACATAAAGAGGGCGTTCCCGTCACACTCTGAAAGTTCTATACGCAAGAGGCTCAAGCTGTGTGCTGACTTCAAACGTACTGGATTAGATTCTAATTG GTGGGTAATAAAACCAGATTTCCGTCTTCCATCGGAAGAAGAGATTCGTGCGATGGTATCGCCCGAGCAGTGTTGTGCATACTTCAGTATGGCGGCCGCGGAACAAAGGCTCAAAGACGCGGGGTACGGAGAGAAGTTCATATTCACGCCGCAAGAGGATGACGATGAGGAAATGCAGTTGAAGATGGATGATGAG GTAAAAGTAGCACCTTGGAACACAACCCGCGCCTACATCCAAGCCATGCGTGGCAAATGTTTGCTCCAACTAACTGGTCCAGCCGACCCGACAGGCTGCGGCGAAGGGTTTTCCTACGTACGAGTGCCGAACAAACCAACACAACAGCCCAATGAAGAACAACAGCCGAAGAGAACGGTGACGGGTACTGATGCCGACTTGAGAAGATTGAGCTTGAATAATGCTAAAGCTTTGCTGAGGAAGTTTGGTGTGCCTGAGGAAGAG ATCAAGAAACTGTCTAGATGGGAGGTCATTGACGTAGTTAGAACATTGTCGACTGAAAAAGCTAAGGCTGGTGAAGAAGGAATGACGAAATTTTCGAGAGGAAACAGATTCTCTATAGCTGAACATCAAGAAAG ATATAAAGAAGAGTGCCAACGTATATTCGAGCTACAGAACCGTGTACTGACGAGCACAGAAGTGCTGAGTACAGACGAGGCCGAAAGCTCCGTCAGTGAAGAATCAGATTTGGAAGAAATGGGCAAGAACTTGGAGAACATGCTCGCAAATAAAAAGACTACGGAACag ttATCATTAGAAAGGGAAGAGGCCGAGAGAGCTGAACTAAGAAAGATGATTTTGGGTCAATCTGAAAAGAAGCCACAAATCAATCAGAATGACCAGCAGCAATCATCCAGTCAAG CAGGTCGCGTCCTCCGTATAGTTCGTACATTCCGCAATGCGTCCGGCCAACGTTACACAAGAGTCGAACTTGTACGTAAAGCGGCCGTCATCGAGGCGTACATGAAGATACGCTCCACCAAAGACGACACATTCATACGACAGTTCGCCACCATGGACGAATCGCAGAAGGAAGAAATGAAGAGAGAAAAGAGGAGGATTCAA GAACAACTAAGACGTATCAAGAGGAATCAAGAAAGGGAAAGACTGGCAGGAAATGTCACAGTCCCTGGACCATTTCCTGATAGTAAGA GTAATATTCTGTCTTCATCGATGGATCTGAGCTCTCCGTCCCAAGGTTTGATCCCATTGGGTCAAATTAAGCAAGAACCAGATTTGCACACTCCATCCTCTTCAAGACGCCGTGCTAAGTTGAAGCCAGATTTGAAACTCAAG TGTGGTGCTTGCGGTCAAGTAGGCCACATGCGCACAAATAAGGCCTGTCCTCTGTATACGGGCGCGATGGGAGGCGGGCCGTCTTCGCCGCCTGAGACTGACATCGAACCACCGCCGCTAGAAcccgatgatgatgatttgggCTATGTTGACGGAACCAAGCTTACGTTACCTACGAAGATTATTAAG CAATCAGCAGAGGAACTGAAACGCCGTGGTTCAGGCCGCCGCGCGGGCGGCGCAAGCGGGTCCGGCGAGCCCCGCAGCATGGGCCGCCGGGTCCGACGCGGCACTGCCGGCGACTCCTGCGATTATCTCGTCCGAAGACCCGCAGAAAGACGCAGAACAGACCCGCTTGTTACACTGTCATCGCTGTTAGAAGACGTGCTCAATCATATGAGACACCTGCCCGATGTTCAACCGTTTTTGTTCCCTGTTAATCCCAAG TTGGTAGCCGACTACTACCGCATAGTCTCCCGTCCGATGGACTTGCAAACAATTCGGGACAACCTCAGACAGAAGCACTATCAAAGTCGAGAGGAATTCTTGGCAGACGTGAACCAAATAGTCGAAAATTCGACTCTTTACAACGGTACTAACG GACCTACGAGCAGTTTGACGGTAGCTGCGCAAAGGATGTTGCAACGATGCGTTGAAAAATTGGCTGAAAAAGAAGAGCAATTGATGAAATTGGAGAAACAAATCAATCCATTGCTCGATGATAACGATCAG GTGGCGCTATCATTCATCTTAGAAAATCTATTGACAACTAAATTGAAGATAATGCCTGAAGCGTGGCCGTTCCTGAAGCCAGTCAATAAGAAACAAGTGAAGGATTACTACAATGTTATCAAGAAACCCATCGATATGGAGACTATGGGCAAGAAAATACAAG CTCACAAGTACCACAGTCGCAACGACTTCCTCCGCGACATTCAGCTGCTAGTGGACAACTGTCGCGCCTACAACGGTCCCAACTCCCAGTTCACGAGGCAGGCTGAAATCATACTTAAAGTCACTCAAGAGTCGTTAGAACAG TTCGGCGAACACGTCAGTCAACTCGAAGCGAACATTTCCCGCGTACAACAGAAGATGTTAGAAGAGGCTGATCATTCAGACCTGGACGTGGAAgaaccgccgccgccgccgcccgatgAGAAGCGTGGCAGAGGCCGGCCGAGGAAGCACAAGCCTTCCACTTCCACTGCTGCTGCTGATG gtGCAACACCAAGGAAGCGTGGTAGACCAAGAAAAGATCAGAACTCTTTGGAAGAAG atCTCCAGTACTCGGATAGTGGCAGCTCAGAGCTCGAGGAGGTTGAACAGAAAGTGGCTGCAGAAGCGATGGTTCAATTGGCTGTACGGCCACCGTATCAAG ACGAAGACCCGCCGCTAGGAGAGCCAAGTTTCGACACATCGGAGTTCCTAATAAAGCGCGAGGTGCCGGATGAACCGCCGCAACCCTCCGACGACTTCGTGGATCTCGACCAACATAGCACTGATTACTCGTTCCCGCCTGTTGTTAAG GAGGAACCGATTGAGCCTGACATGGGCTTGGAGCCACAAATGTTGGGCGGCACAGGTTTGGAACCGGTGCCGCAGTTCAAGGAAGAACCCCCAGAAAACTGGCAG CCGGACCCAGCAATACAAGACGACCTTCAAGTCACTGATAGTGAAGAGGAACCCGAAGATGGACTATGGTTCtaa
- the LOC124633173 gene encoding transcription initiation factor TFIID subunit 1 isoform X5 — protein sequence MCDSDDGGDGGDGGSGMDLTGFLFGNIDERGQLEDDGLLDGDSKRMLSSLTRFGFGSMLSEVLDEEEVSKEDQEKDYTQKSPSAVDFFDIDDAVDDVKSEKEGRNDWKEDDIYRQGGQGTNDEGYEGDMEGDGELMPPPQTIPSHKSSERPKRLETPLAAMLPSKYANVDVRELFPDFRPDKVLLFSRLFGPGKLSSLPQIWRGVKKRRRRKRSGSTSSDTPPTTAENQEPQYASDDEEKLLKPMEENQQSSNDNNSGNSGDKSQRPTPAHWRFGPAQMWYDMLNVPETGDGFDYGFKIKAPSPEREEKPKEVEEVNPEKQEKEEDPDSGFPDDSFLMVSQLQWEDDVIWDGSEIKHKVLARLNSKSNAAGWVPTSVSRTAQQFSHPRPQPPAPLQPKPPTATATANKDPTGNSADGEDNTWYSIFPVENEELVYGTWEDEVIWDAENMSMVPKPKILTLDPNDENIILGIPDDVDPSKITRERGPAPKVKIPHPHVKKSKILLGKAGVINVLQEDAPPPPPKSPDRDPFNISNDVFYMAKSQNPRLKVGGGQLIQHSTPVVELRAPFIQTHMGPARLRAFHRPPMRKLSYGPLAAPGPHPVQPLLKHIKKKAKQREAERLASGGGDVFFMRTPEDLSGRDGELVLVEFCEEHPPLISQVGMCSKIKNYYKRTAAKGSKRGGANSKDEGPKPLKYGEVAYAHTSPFLGILPPGATQPVVENNMYRAPIYEHTLQPSDFLIIRTRQSYYIREVDALFVAGQECPLYEVPGPNSKRANNFVRDFLQVFIYRLFWKSRDKPRRIKMDDIKRAFPSHSESSIRKRLKLCADFKRTGLDSNWWVIKPDFRLPSEEEIRAMVSPEQCCAYFSMAAAEQRLKDAGYGEKFIFTPQEDDDEEMQLKMDDEVKVAPWNTTRAYIQAMRGKCLLQLTGPADPTGCGEGFSYVRVPNKPTQQPNEEQQPKRTVTGTDADLRRLSLNNAKALLRKFGVPEEEIKKLSRWEVIDVVRTLSTEKAKAGEEGMTKFSRGNRFSIAEHQERYKEECQRIFELQNRVLTSTEVLSTDEAESSVSEESDLEEMGKNLENMLANKKTTEQLSLEREEAERAELRKMILGQSEKKPQINQNDQQQSSSQAGRVLRIVRTFRNASGQRYTRVELVRKAAVIEAYMKIRSTKDDTFIRQFATMDESQKEEMKREKRRIQEQLRRIKRNQERERLAGNVTVPGPFPDSKSNILSSSMDLSSPSQGLIPLGQIKQEPDLHTPSSSRRRAKLKPDLKLKCGACGQVGHMRTNKACPLYTGAMGGGPSSPPETDIEPPPLEPDDDDLGYVDGTKLTLPTKIIKQSAEELKRRGSGRRAGGASGSGEPRSMGRRVRRGTAGDSCDYLVRRPAERRRTDPLVTLSSLLEDVLNHMRHLPDVQPFLFPVNPKLVADYYRIVSRPMDLQTIRDNLRQKHYQSREEFLADVNQIVENSTLYNGTNGPTSSLTVAAQRMLQRCVEKLAEKEEQLMKLEKQINPLLDDNDQVALSFILENLLTTKLKIMPEAWPFLKPVNKKQVKDYYNVIKKPIDMETMGKKIQAHKYHSRNDFLRDIQLLVDNCRAYNGPNSQFTRQAEIILKVTQESLEQFGEHVSQLEANISRVQQKMLEEADHSDLDVEEPPPPPPDEKRGRGRPRKHKPSTSTAAADGATPRKRGRPRKDQNSLEEDLQYSDSGSSELEEVEQKVAAEAMVQLAVRPPYQDEDPPLGEPSFDTSEFLIKREVPDEPPQPSDDFVDLDQHSTDYSFPPVVKEEPIEPDMGLEPQMLGGTGLEPVPQFKEEPPENWQPDPAIQDDLQVTDSEEEPEDGLWF from the exons ATGTGTGATAGCGACGATGGGGGCGACGGGGGCGATGGCGGCTCAGGAATGGATTTGACTGGGTTTTTATTCGGCAATATTGATGAACGCGGTCAGTTGGAAGATGATGGACTCCTTGATGGAGACTCCAAGCGCATGCTGTCATCTCTCACTCGCTTTGGCTTCGGGTCTATGTTATCTGAAGTACTCGACGAAGAAGAAGTTAGCAAGGAAGATCAAGAGAAAG ATTACACACAAAAAAGTCCATCAGCCGTAGACTTTTTTGATATAGATGATGCAGTGGATGATGTAAAG AGTGAGAAGGAAGGGAGAAATGACTGGAAGGAGGATGATATCTACCGACAAGGTGGACAGGGGACTAATGATGAGGGATATGAAGGTGATATGGAGGGCGACGGTGAACTTATGCCACCGCCGCAGACAATACC ATCGCATAAATCTTCAGAGAGGCCAAAGAGATTGGAAACACCACTGGCAGCTATGTTGCCATCGAAATATGCTAATGTTGACGTGAGAGAACTGTTCCCAGACTTCAGACCTGATAAA GTACTTCTATTCTCTCGTCTATTCGGTCCTGGTAAACTGTCAAGCTTGCCTCAAATATGGCGCGGTGTTAAGAAGCGAAGACGACGCAAGCGCAGTGGTAGTACAAGTAGTGACACACCGCCTACAACTGCTGAAAATCAGGAACCACAGTATGCCAGTGATGATGAGGAGAAATTGTTGAA GCCTATGGAAGAAAACCAACAATCGAGCAATGATAATAACTCCGGTAATTCGGGCGATAAGTCGCAAAGACCGACTCCTGCGCATTGGCGATTCGGGCCTGCACAGATGTGGTATGACATGCTCAATGTGCCTGAGACCGGCGATGGATTTGATTATGGATTTAAGATTAag GCCCCATCACCAGAAAGGGAAGAAAAACCCAAAGAAGTTGAAGAGGTGAAccctgaaaagcaagagaaagaagaagaTCCAGACAGTGGTTTCCCTGATGACTCGTTCCTCATGGTATCACAGTTACAATGGGAGGATGACGTCATATGGGATGGCAGTGAGATCAAACATAAG GTGCTAGCGCGTCTGAACAGTAAAAGCAATGCAGCGGGTTGGGTGCCGACATCAGTGAGTCGTACTGCGCAACAGTTCTCTCATCCTCGACCGCAACCACCCGCGCCTTTGCAGCCTAAACCTCCCAC TGCAACAGCAACAGCAAACAAAGATCCTACCGGTAACTCAGCCGACGGCGAAGACAATACTTGGTACAGTATATTCCCCGTTGAAAACGAAGAGTTAGTCTACGGAACTTGGGAAGACGAGGTCATTTGGGACGCTGAGAATATGAGCATGGTGCCTAAACCGAAGATATTGACTTTAGATCCTAATGACGAGAACATTATTCTTGGAATACCTGATGATGTTGATCCTTCGAAGATTACTAGAG AGAGAGGCCCAGCTCCCAAAGTGAAGATCCCACATCCTCACGTGAAGAAGTCTAAGATCCTGCTCGGCAAAGCGGGCGTCATCAACGTGCTACAGGAAGACGCGCCGCCTCCACCGCCCAAGTCACCCGACCGAGATCCTTTCAATATTTCTAATGatgt ATTCTACATGGCCAAATCCCAAAACCCTCGTCTCAAAGTGGGCGGAGGTCAATTAATTCAGCATAGTACCCCAGTAGTGGAGTTACGTGCTCCGTTCATACAGACGCACATGGGTCCCGCGCGACTCAGGGCCTTCCATCGCCCGCCCATGAGGAAACTGTCGTACGGACCTCTGGCGGCCCCGGGACCTCATCCAGTGCAACCGCTGCTTAAACATATTAAGAAGAAGGCTAAG CAACGCGAAGCAGAGCGATTAGCTTCCGGCGGTGGTGACGTATTCTTCATGCGAACTCCAGAAGATCTAAGCGGTAGAGACGGCGAGCTCGTATTGGTGGAATTCTGCGAGGAACATCCCCCACTCATCAGCCAAGTTGGCATGTGTTCCAAAATCAAAAACTACTACAAACGTACTGCGGCTAAg GGGTCCAAAAGGGGCGGTGCCAATTCAAAG GATGAAGGTCCAAAACCGCTTAAGTATGGTGAAGTGGCGTATGCTCATACGTCGCCTTTCCTTGGCATATTACCGCCGGGAGCAACACAACCTGTCGTTGAGAACAATATGTACCGAGCTCCTATATACGAACATACACTGCAGCCTTCTGACTTCTTGATTATAAGGACGAG ACAATCTTATTACATTCGTGAAGTGGATGCATTATTCGTGGCTGGTCAAGAATGTCCGTTATATGAGGTGCCTGGACCCAACTCGAAAAGGGCTAACAATTTTGTACGAGACTTTCTGCAG GTCTTCATTTACCGATTGTTCTGGAAATCTCGAGATAAGCCGCGCCGAATAAAGATGGATGACATAAAGAGGGCGTTCCCGTCACACTCTGAAAGTTCTATACGCAAGAGGCTCAAGCTGTGTGCTGACTTCAAACGTACTGGATTAGATTCTAATTG GTGGGTAATAAAACCAGATTTCCGTCTTCCATCGGAAGAAGAGATTCGTGCGATGGTATCGCCCGAGCAGTGTTGTGCATACTTCAGTATGGCGGCCGCGGAACAAAGGCTCAAAGACGCGGGGTACGGAGAGAAGTTCATATTCACGCCGCAAGAGGATGACGATGAGGAAATGCAGTTGAAGATGGATGATGAG GTAAAAGTAGCACCTTGGAACACAACCCGCGCCTACATCCAAGCCATGCGTGGCAAATGTTTGCTCCAACTAACTGGTCCAGCCGACCCGACAGGCTGCGGCGAAGGGTTTTCCTACGTACGAGTGCCGAACAAACCAACACAACAGCCCAATGAAGAACAACAGCCGAAGAGAACGGTGACGGGTACTGATGCCGACTTGAGAAGATTGAGCTTGAATAATGCTAAAGCTTTGCTGAGGAAGTTTGGTGTGCCTGAGGAAGAG ATCAAGAAACTGTCTAGATGGGAGGTCATTGACGTAGTTAGAACATTGTCGACTGAAAAAGCTAAGGCTGGTGAAGAAGGAATGACGAAATTTTCGAGAGGAAACAGATTCTCTATAGCTGAACATCAAGAAAG ATATAAAGAAGAGTGCCAACGTATATTCGAGCTACAGAACCGTGTACTGACGAGCACAGAAGTGCTGAGTACAGACGAGGCCGAAAGCTCCGTCAGTGAAGAATCAGATTTGGAAGAAATGGGCAAGAACTTGGAGAACATGCTCGCAAATAAAAAGACTACGGAACag ttATCATTAGAAAGGGAAGAGGCCGAGAGAGCTGAACTAAGAAAGATGATTTTGGGTCAATCTGAAAAGAAGCCACAAATCAATCAGAATGACCAGCAGCAATCATCCAGTCAAG CAGGTCGCGTCCTCCGTATAGTTCGTACATTCCGCAATGCGTCCGGCCAACGTTACACAAGAGTCGAACTTGTACGTAAAGCGGCCGTCATCGAGGCGTACATGAAGATACGCTCCACCAAAGACGACACATTCATACGACAGTTCGCCACCATGGACGAATCGCAGAAGGAAGAAATGAAGAGAGAAAAGAGGAGGATTCAA GAACAACTAAGACGTATCAAGAGGAATCAAGAAAGGGAAAGACTGGCAGGAAATGTCACAGTCCCTGGACCATTTCCTGATAGTAAGA GTAATATTCTGTCTTCATCGATGGATCTGAGCTCTCCGTCCCAAGGTTTGATCCCATTGGGTCAAATTAAGCAAGAACCAGATTTGCACACTCCATCCTCTTCAAGACGCCGTGCTAAGTTGAAGCCAGATTTGAAACTCAAG TGTGGTGCTTGCGGTCAAGTAGGCCACATGCGCACAAATAAGGCCTGTCCTCTGTATACGGGCGCGATGGGAGGCGGGCCGTCTTCGCCGCCTGAGACTGACATCGAACCACCGCCGCTAGAAcccgatgatgatgatttgggCTATGTTGACGGAACCAAGCTTACGTTACCTACGAAGATTATTAAG CAATCAGCAGAGGAACTGAAACGCCGTGGTTCAGGCCGCCGCGCGGGCGGCGCAAGCGGGTCCGGCGAGCCCCGCAGCATGGGCCGCCGGGTCCGACGCGGCACTGCCGGCGACTCCTGCGATTATCTCGTCCGAAGACCCGCAGAAAGACGCAGAACAGACCCGCTTGTTACACTGTCATCGCTGTTAGAAGACGTGCTCAATCATATGAGACACCTGCCCGATGTTCAACCGTTTTTGTTCCCTGTTAATCCCAAG TTGGTAGCCGACTACTACCGCATAGTCTCCCGTCCGATGGACTTGCAAACAATTCGGGACAACCTCAGACAGAAGCACTATCAAAGTCGAGAGGAATTCTTGGCAGACGTGAACCAAATAGTCGAAAATTCGACTCTTTACAACGGTACTAACG GACCTACGAGCAGTTTGACGGTAGCTGCGCAAAGGATGTTGCAACGATGCGTTGAAAAATTGGCTGAAAAAGAAGAGCAATTGATGAAATTGGAGAAACAAATCAATCCATTGCTCGATGATAACGATCAG GTGGCGCTATCATTCATCTTAGAAAATCTATTGACAACTAAATTGAAGATAATGCCTGAAGCGTGGCCGTTCCTGAAGCCAGTCAATAAGAAACAAGTGAAGGATTACTACAATGTTATCAAGAAACCCATCGATATGGAGACTATGGGCAAGAAAATACAAG CTCACAAGTACCACAGTCGCAACGACTTCCTCCGCGACATTCAGCTGCTAGTGGACAACTGTCGCGCCTACAACGGTCCCAACTCCCAGTTCACGAGGCAGGCTGAAATCATACTTAAAGTCACTCAAGAGTCGTTAGAACAG TTCGGCGAACACGTCAGTCAACTCGAAGCGAACATTTCCCGCGTACAACAGAAGATGTTAGAAGAGGCTGATCATTCAGACCTGGACGTGGAAgaaccgccgccgccgccgcccgatgAGAAGCGTGGCAGAGGCCGGCCGAGGAAGCACAAGCCTTCCACTTCCACTGCTGCTGCTGATG gtGCAACACCAAGGAAGCGTGGTAGACCAAGAAAAGATCAGAACTCTTTGGAAGAAG atCTCCAGTACTCGGATAGTGGCAGCTCAGAGCTCGAGGAGGTTGAACAGAAAGTGGCTGCAGAAGCGATGGTTCAATTGGCTGTACGGCCACCGTATCAAG ACGAAGACCCGCCGCTAGGAGAGCCAAGTTTCGACACATCGGAGTTCCTAATAAAGCGCGAGGTGCCGGATGAACCGCCGCAACCCTCCGACGACTTCGTGGATCTCGACCAACATAGCACTGATTACTCGTTCCCGCCTGTTGTTAAG GAGGAACCGATTGAGCCTGACATGGGCTTGGAGCCACAAATGTTGGGCGGCACAGGTTTGGAACCGGTGCCGCAGTTCAAGGAAGAACCCCCAGAAAACTGGCAG CCGGACCCAGCAATACAAGACGACCTTCAAGTCACTGATAGTGAAGAGGAACCCGAAGATGGACTATGGTTCtaa